The following proteins are encoded in a genomic region of Mycobacterium sp. 155:
- a CDS encoding DUF4307 domain-containing protein, translated as MIERPVARYGRQSLPGRTRRWILVALIALVVVAGVILALTAWHKFDGGDVKGELTAYELVGDDSVSVTIGVTRPDPSRPVVCIVRARSIDGSETGRREILVGPSAQKTVQVTAVVKASKPPVIGDVYGCGTDVPSYLVAP; from the coding sequence ATGATCGAACGTCCCGTCGCCCGGTATGGGCGGCAGTCTCTGCCGGGCCGCACCCGCCGCTGGATCCTGGTCGCCCTCATTGCTCTCGTGGTGGTGGCCGGCGTGATTCTCGCGCTCACGGCATGGCACAAGTTCGACGGCGGCGACGTGAAAGGCGAGCTCACCGCCTATGAATTGGTCGGCGACGACAGCGTCTCAGTGACCATCGGGGTGACCCGGCCAGACCCGTCGCGCCCGGTCGTATGCATCGTGCGGGCCCGTTCCATCGACGGCAGCGAGACCGGACGGCGCGAGATCCTGGTCGGTCCGTCGGCTCAGAAGACGGTCCAAGTCACCGCCGTGGTGAAGGCAAGTAAGCCGCCCGTCATCGGCGACGTCTACGGCTGCGGCACCGACGTACCGTCGTACCTGGTAGCGCCCTGA
- the mca gene encoding mycothiol conjugate amidase Mca, translating to MSELRLMAVHAHPDDESSKGAATTARYAAKGVRVMVVTLTGGERGDILNPAMDLPEVHGRIAEVRRDEMAKAAEILGVEHHWLGFVDSGLPEGDPPPPLPDGCFGVVPIEEPISRLVRVIREFRPQVLTTYDEYGGYPHPDHIRCHQVSVAAYEAAADYMQFPDAGDPWSVSKLYYNHGFLRQRMQLLQDEFSKSGKEGPFAKWLEHWDPAHDIFASRVTTRIECSEYFSQRDDALRAHATQIDPHGHFFHAPIEWQQRLWPTEEFELARSRVPVSLPEDDLFIGIEK from the coding sequence ATGAGTGAACTGCGGTTGATGGCGGTGCACGCCCACCCGGACGACGAGTCCAGCAAGGGTGCGGCGACCACCGCGCGCTACGCAGCCAAAGGTGTGCGCGTCATGGTTGTCACGCTGACCGGCGGCGAGCGGGGAGACATTCTGAACCCGGCGATGGACCTACCAGAGGTGCACGGCCGGATCGCCGAGGTCCGACGCGACGAGATGGCAAAGGCCGCCGAGATCCTCGGCGTCGAGCACCACTGGCTGGGTTTTGTTGACTCCGGACTACCTGAGGGGGACCCGCCGCCGCCGCTGCCGGACGGCTGCTTCGGCGTGGTGCCCATCGAGGAGCCCATCTCACGGCTGGTGCGGGTGATCCGCGAGTTCCGTCCGCAGGTGCTGACCACGTACGACGAGTACGGCGGCTATCCGCACCCCGACCACATCCGCTGCCACCAAGTGTCCGTCGCCGCATATGAGGCCGCCGCCGACTACATGCAGTTTCCGGATGCGGGTGACCCGTGGAGCGTGTCCAAGCTGTATTACAACCACGGGTTCCTGCGACAGCGCATGCAACTGCTGCAGGACGAGTTCTCCAAGAGCGGCAAAGAGGGCCCGTTCGCCAAGTGGCTTGAGCATTGGGACCCCGCACATGACATTTTCGCGAGCCGGGTCACCACCCGGATCGAATGCTCGGAGTACTTCAGCCAGCGTGACGACGCGCTGCGCGCACATGCCACCCAGATCGACCCTCATGGTCACTTCTTCCACGCGCCGATCGAATGGCAGCAGCGGTTGTGGCCGACCGAGGAGTTCGAGCTGGCCCGGTCCCGGGTGCCGGTGAGCCTGCCCGAGGATGATCTGTTCATTGGGATTGAAAAGTGA